A window of the Arachis duranensis cultivar V14167 chromosome 5, aradu.V14167.gnm2.J7QH, whole genome shotgun sequence genome harbors these coding sequences:
- the LOC107491548 gene encoding 50S ribosomal protein L27, chloroplastic, whose translation MAVSFNLATAFKGLSLSSSSSSYASASPLPSFVSLPRTHIQIRPPVPLTIQNAHKKGAGSTKNGRDSPGQRLGVKIYGDQVAKPGSIIVRQRGTKFHAGKNVGLGKDYTIFSLIDGVVKFEKFGPDRKKVSVYPREVQPENPNSYRARKREYFRMRRERRKAREAGAVLQPQLVLASVPDVAITNPVC comes from the exons ATGGCGGTGAGTTTCAACCTTGCAACAGCATTCAAAGGCCTTTCTCTGTCGTCGTCTTCCTCTTCCTATGCTTCTGCTTCGCCGCTTCCCTCCTTTGTATCTCTCCCTCGCACACACATTCAGATTCGGCCTCCTGTCCCTCTCACCATCCAGAACGCCCACAAGAAGGGAGCTGGCAGCACCAAGAACGGCCGTGATTCCCCCGGCCAGCGCCTCGGCGTCAAGATCTACGGTGATCAAGTCGCCAAACCCGGTTCCATCATCGTTCGCCAACGTGGTACCAAG TTTCATGCAGGAAAGAATGTGGGGCTTGGCAAAGACTATACCATCTTTTCCTTGATTGATGGAGTTGTGAAATTTGAGAAATTTGGGCCTGACAGGAAAAAG GTGAGTGTTTACCCACGAGAAGTGCAACCTGAGAACCCCAACAGCtatagagcaaggaagagggaGTATTTCAGGATGAGGCGCGAACGCAGAAAGGCTAGAGAAGCAGGAGCAGTACTTCAACCCCAACTGGTGCTAGCTTCTGTTCCTGATGTTGCCATCACTAATCCAGTGTGCTGA
- the LOC107491547 gene encoding isoliquiritigenin 2'-O-methyltransferase-like, giving the protein MMSSSARKEEEYDDDDACMYALLLSTFQVFPFILNAAVELNLFEILSELAPNGAYSSVSEIASKLPSQHPQLHNRLDRMLRVLASFSLLNSSAVVVDGDKVERLYSLSHAAKYFLKNQSHNLAFFSNLNCHPALTRVWVNIKDAIVDGGIEVFKKVNGMSVWEYMVKDAELSDTFNKAMAGMSATHMKKYLEAYDGFEGVSTLVDVGGGTGHCLKMILSKYPNIKGINFDLPQVIQHAPPYPGIVHVGGNMHETIPKGDAIMIKAVCHNWSDEKCVTVLKNCYKALEENGKVIIFEMIMPEEPDSSNASKLVSVVDNSMLLHAGGKERTEKEFGKLCKDTGFTTYQVVCRTLSVFGVIEFYK; this is encoded by the exons ATGATGAGTTCATCAgcaagaaaggaagaagaatatgATGACGACGATGCATGCATGTATGCGTTGTTGTTGTCAACTTTTCAAGTGTTCCCTTTCATATTGAATGCTGCTGTTGAACTCAACCTGTTTGAGATATTGTCTGAGTTAGCCCCCAACGGTGCATACTCATCGGTTTCCGAAATCGCTTCAAAGCTTCCTTCACAGCACCCTCAACTCCACAACAGGCTGGACAGAATGCTTCGTGTGCTTGCCAGTTTCTCACTTCTCAATTCGAGTGCCGTCGTCGTCGACGGCGACAAGGTTGAGAGGCTTTATAGTCTCTCACATGCTGCTAAATATTTTCTCAAAAATCAGAGTCATAATCTAGCTTTTTTCTCAAATCTCAACTGCCACCCAGCTCTAACAAGGGTTTG ggTAAACATTAAGGATGCAATTGTTGATGGAGGAATAGAGGTTTTCAAGAAGGTTAATGGGATGTCAGTGTGGGAGTACATGGTGAAGGATGCAGAACTGAGTGACACTTTCAACAAAGCAATGGCAGGAATGTCTGCCACACATATGAAGAAATACTTGGAAGCATATGATGGATTTGAAGGAGTGTCAACGCTGGTTGATGTTGGAGGAGGTACTGGACACTGCCTCAAAATGATCCTCTCCAAGTACCCTAATATTAAGGGTATTAACTTTGATTTGCCTCAAGTCATTCAACATGCCCCACCCTATCCAG GTATTGTGCACGTTGGAGGAAACATGCATGAAACTATTCCAAAGGGGGATGCCATCATGATTAAG GCTGTTTGTCATAATTGGTCAGATGAGAAGTGTGTAACAGTGCTGAAAAACTGTTATAAAGCACTTGAAGAGAATGGGAAAGTGATTATCTTTGAGATGATTATGCCTGAAGAACCAGATTCAAGCAATGCCTCTAAGCTTGTCTCTGTTGTTGACAATTCAATGTTGCTTCATGCTGGAGGCAAGGAgagaacagagaaagaatttgggAAGCTATGCAAAGACACTGGATTCACCACTTACCAAGTTGTTTGCCGTACTCTTTCTGTTTTCGGAGTCatagaattttataaataa
- the LOC107491478 gene encoding uncharacterized protein LOC107491478 → MDTDEFSFPRISDTHAHAIDSPPLWNLSPAASPNPYQRNKGEEDCDFFGAKLISQVQRKSFSSVETRIQQRTLLDDDEEEEKMDLLWEDFNEELMCSSTTGSSATSSSREVDEFRCATPASSRFANNNNNNGALVPATKNINRPSMVVIVKVLKKLFSVNNYQKQPRRRVR, encoded by the coding sequence ATGGATACAGATGAATTCAGTTTCCCTAGAATCAGTGATACTCATGCACATGCCATTGATTCACCTCCTTTGTGGAATCTATCACCAGCAGCATCTCCTAATCCATACCaaagaaacaaaggagaagaagattgtGATTTCTTTGGAGCAAAACTGATATCTCAGGTTCAGAGGAAGAGCTTCTCATCAGTTGAGACCAGAATTCAACAACGAACTTtgttggatgatgatgaggaagaagagaaaatggaCTTGTTGTGGGAGGATTTCAATGAGGAGTTGATGTGCTCTTCAACAACAGGTTCTTCTGCTACATCTTCTTCAAGAGAAGTTGATGAATTCAGATGTGCTACTCCAGCTTCATCAAGATttgccaataataataataataatggtgcaCTAGTTCCAGCAACTAAGAATATCAATAGGCCTAGCATGGTGGTGATTGTGAAGGTCTTGAAGAAGCTCTTCTCTGTTAACAACTATCAAAAGCAACCAAGAAGGAGAGTAAGATAA